The Naumovozyma castellii chromosome 4, complete genome genome contains a region encoding:
- the RSC6 gene encoding Rsc6p (ancestral locus Anc_6.322) gives MSKVSSSKATPQMGKISGSSTPSANGVNATTSKTSKDSTPIQQTNPIPTTHPTDSYIPMYLKNLLPELNAYEELLYAEKKLDIYLSKKKIDLYQNLSQWNNPTTSNGQFRANAVSQAKYLRIFVSNISENQPWMDPDYMDNESTRLNMDTPEALNPQGSWTMRIEGRLLNDQGALDASRPKFSSFIQDIAVDFKKTERQLEEEQEQQRKQLGTTSNGTTTVPLQMPQGQQPNTNTNSAINDVVEWHFDPKNPVDFDGLDIKRQGCENIECTITIQPKGSTAEILKYSPQLTSIIGLSRGSLHEAIYSIYKYVLINDLLMDDEFKTNNRLHNNGNDSKVDSKQNSNGEKTIIKVDEILATLFPVEERQTSIKLGELAKLITTHISPIPPIKVDYTIRVDKASTYGECVFDIEVMDPNTGSSNNTELDESRKEIVTLLSDLDRTHNELKPAFHEFDRQLTTLQLELNSTANKYQFFNELSKDPVPFLKEYFQSSSNAMKVLSGDEGFNEDTVRRAQFYKDNESMLFENLGVLMANGRM, from the coding sequence ATGTCTAAGGTCTCCAGCAGCAAAGCTACCCCACAAATGGGAAAAATTTCCGGTTCATCCACTCCCTCAGCTAACGGAGTCAACGCTACTACTTCCAAGACATCAAAGGATTCCACACCAATACAACAAACCAACCCAATCCCAACCACTCATCCAACTGATTCTTATATTCCAATGTACTTGAAAAACTTACTTCCAGAATTAAATGCTTACGAAGAATTATTGTATGCCGAGAAGAAACTAGACATATACTTATCTAAGAAAAAGATAGACCTGTACCAAAATTTATCCCAGTGGAATAATCCTACCACCTCAAATGGACAGTTCAGAGCAAACGCAGTGTCTCAGGCCAAGTATTTGAGAATCTTTGTTTCCAACATATCTGAAAATCAACCTTGGATGGATCCAGATTACATGGACAATGAAAGTACTCGATTGAATATGGATACACCAGAAGCACTTAACCCTCAAGGTTCATGGACTATGAGAATAGAAGGAAgattattaaatgatcAAGGCGCATTAGACGCCAGTAGACCGAAATTCAGTAGTTTTATTCAGGACATAGCAGTTGATTTTAAAAAGACAGAGAGACAACTAGAGGAAGAACAggaacaacaaagaaaacaatTAGGCACAACCTCGAATGGTACGACTACTGTACCTTTACAAATGCCACAAGGACAACAACCTAATACAAATACTAACAGTGCTATTAATGATGTCGTGGAATGGCATTTTGATCCCAAAAATCCAGTCGATTTTGATGGGTTAGATATTAAGAGACAAGGTTGCGAGAATATAGAATGTACAATTACGATTCAACCCAAAGGATCCACTGCTGAAATATTAAAGTATTCTCCCCAATTAACTTCCATCATAGGATTATCAAGAGGATCTTTGCATGAAGCTATCTACTCTATTTACAAATATGTCCTCATCAATGACCTATtaatggatgatgaattcaagACTAACAATAGACTACATAACAATGGTAATGATAGCAAGGTAGATTCCAAACAAAATTCCAATGGTGAAAAGACTATTATAAAAGTAGACGAAATACTTGCAACACTATTCCCAGTGGAGGAAAGACAAACCTCAATTAAACTAGGAGAACTGGCCAAATTAATCACTACTCACATATCACCAATTCCTCCTATTAAGGTGGATTATACCATTCGTGTAGATAAGGCTTCTACTTACGGAGAGTGTGTGTTTGATATTGAAGTAATGGACCCTAATACTGgttcatcaaataatacAGAACTCGATGAATCCAGAAAGGAAATTGTCACTTTACTCTCAGACTTGGATAGAACTCACAACGAACTAAAACCTGCCTTCCATGAGTTTGACAGACAATTGACTACTTTACAATTGGAGTTGAATTCTACAGCAAATAAAtaccaattcttcaatgaattgagTAAAGATCCTGTTCCATTTTTAAAGGAATACTTCCAATCGTCATCCAATGCAATGAAGGTTCTATCGGGCGATGAAGGATTCAACGAAGATACAGTGAGAAGGGCACAATTTTACAAGGATAATGAGTCAATGTTGTTTGAAAACTTGGGAGTGCTGATGGCCAACGGTAGAATGTAA
- the PWP2 gene encoding snoRNA-binding rRNA-processing protein PWP2 (ancestral locus Anc_6.325), protein MKSDFKFSNLLGTVYRQGNIIFSNDGTQLLSPVGNRVSVFDLINNKSFTFEYEHRKNIATIDLNKQGTLLISVDEDGRAILTNFKAKTVLHHFNFKEKCYQVKFSPDGKLFALATGRFLQIWKTPDATEDRQFAPFVRYRVHAGHFQDILSLTWSLDSRFIISTSKDLTARIWSIDSEEKDLASMTFAGHRDYVMGAFFSADQEKIYTVSKDGALFVWEFTKKSTDDEDDDDEEEEEDIDISKYSWRITQKHFFYANQCKVKCVTFHAPSNMLVVGFTNGEFRLYELPHFTLLQQLSMGQNPINTVAVNSSGEWLAFGSSKLGQLLVYEWQSESYILKQQGHFDATNSLTYSPDGSRVVTAAEDGKIKVWDVVSGFCLATFQEHTSSVTQVQFAKRGQVLFSSSLDGTVRAWDLIRYRNFRTFTAAERIQFNCLAVDPSGEVVCAGSLDNFDIHVWSVQTGQLLDTLSGHEGPVSCLAFSQENSVLASASWDKTVRVWSIFGRSQQVEPFDVYSDVLALTIRPDGKQVAVSTLKGQILMIDIESGQQVGNIDCRKDIISGRHLEDRFTSKNSERSKYFTSIHFSFDGMALVAGGNNNSICLYDVPNEVLLKRFTVSRNMTLNGTLEFLNSSRMTEAGSLDLIDDAGENSDLEDRIDNTLPGAKTGGDLSSRKTRPEIRVTAVEFSPTANAFAAASTEGLLIYSVDEALMFDPFDLDMDITPQNTLESLREKEYSNAFVMAFRLNEDYLINKIYEAIPVSEIPLLCNNLPVVYLARILKFIGDFSMESQHIEFNLLWIKALLSAHGSYINGHKHLFSAAMRSVQRFIGRVAKDVVTTSTNNKYAYRFLTSTDGRTESEGDEQDTIHVLDDASSEPEDDEVAMESDDEEGWVGFTEKNTKMPLQPVADEDDSDEDLI, encoded by the coding sequence ATGAAATCGGATTTTAAGTTCTCAAACCTTCTAGGAACCGTTTACAGACAAGGAAATATTATCTTCTCTAATGATGGTACTCAATTATTATCACCAGTGGGAAACAGAGTTTCCGTATTCGACCTAATCAATAACAAGTCATTTACTTTTGAATATGAACATAGAAAGAATATTGCTACAATTGATCTAAACAAACAAGGCACGCTTCTAATCTCAGTGGATGAAGATGGCCGTGCTATCCTAACTAATTTTAAAGCCAAAACTGTGTTGCACCatttcaacttcaaagaaaaatgttaTCAAGTTAAATTTAGTCCCGATGGGAAATTATTTGCCCTTGCTACTGGAAGATTTTTACAGATTTGGAAAACTCCTGACGCTACTGAAGATAGACAATTTGCCCCATTTGTTCGTTATAGAGTGCATGCTGGTCATTTTCAAGATATCCTGTCATTAACCTGGTCTTTAGACTCAAGGTTTATTATTTCGACCTCCAAAGATTTAACAGCAAGAATATGGTCCATCGATTCAGAAGAGAAAGACTTAGCTTCGATGACCTTTGCAGGTCATAGAGATTATGTGATGGGTGCATTTTTTAGTGCTGACCAAGAAAAGATCTACACAGTGAGTAAAGATGGTGCATTGTTCGTATGGGAGTTTACAAAGAAAAGcacagatgatgaagatgatgacgacgaagaagaagaggaagacaTTGATATTTCGAAATATAGTTGGAGAATCACACAAAAACATTTCTTCTATGCTAATCAATGTAAAGTTAAATGTGTTACCTTCCATGCCCCTTCAAATATGCTTGTCGTTGGTTTTACAAATGGTGAATTCCGCCTGTATGAATTACCACATTTCACTTTGCTTCAACAACTTTCCATGGGCCAAAATCCCATCAATACAGTAGCAGTAAATTCGTCAGGTGAATGGTTAGCATTTGGATCAAGTAAATTAGGGCAATTATTAGTCTATGAATGGCAATCCGAATCCTATATTCTAAAACAGCAAGGACATTTTGATGCAACAAATAGTCTAACATATTCTCCAGATGGATCTCGAGTTGTGACAGCTGCCGAAGATGGGAAGATCAAAGTATGGGATGTTGTGTCTGGATTTTGTTTAGCTACTTTCCAAGAACATACTTCCTCCGTAACTCAAGTACAATTTGCCAAAAGGGGACAAGtcttattttcatcttctctAGACGGTACTGTCAGAGCATGGGATTTGATTAGGTACCGTAATTTTAGAACCTTTACCGCTGCGGAAAGAATTCAATTTAATTGTTTAGCAGTTGATCCATCTGGTGAAGTTGTATGTGCTGGCTCTTTGGATAATTTCGATATACATGTTTGGTCAGTACAAACGGGTCAGTTATTAGACACTTTATCGGGACACGAAGGACCTGTTTCATGTTTGGCTTTTAGTCAAGAAAATAGTGTCTTGGCATCTGCATCTTGGGACAAGACTGTAAGAGTATGGTCCATCTTTGGAAGATCTCAACAAGTGGAACCATTCGATGTGTACTCTGATGTTTTGGCTTTAACTATCAGACCTGATGGTAAGCAAGTTGCCGTATCTACATTAAAAGGtcaaatattgatgatcGATATTGAATCAGGTCAACAAGTCGGTAATATAGATTGTAGGAAAGATATTATATCTGGAAGACATTTAGAAGATAGGTTTACCTCCAAAAACTCTGAAAGATCCAAGTACTTCACTTCTATTCACTTTAGTTTTGATGGGATGGCTTTAGTAGCAGGTGGTAACAATAATTCTATTTGTCTTTATGACGTCCCAAATGAGgttttattgaaaagatttacTGTGTCCAGAAACATGACTTTAAATGGTACCTTGGAGTTTTTGAATAGTAGTAGAATGACGGAAGCTGGGTCGCTGGATTTGATTGATGATGCAGGTGAAAACTCAGATTTAGAAGACCGAATTGATAACACACTCCCGGGTGCTAAGACAGGTGGTGATCTTTCTTCCAGGAAAACAAGACCTGAGATTAGAGTAACTGCAGTTGAATTTTCCCCAACCGCAAATGCATTTGCTGCAGCTTCCACTGAAggtttattaatttattcgGTCGATGAAGCGTTAATGTTCGATCCATTTGATTTAGATATGGATATTACACCACAAAATACATTGGAATCTCTTCGAGAAAAGGAATATTCGAATGCATTTGTTATGGCTTTCAGATTAAATgaagattatttgataaataaaatatatgaagCGATCCCGGTGTCAGAAATACCGCTATTATGCAATAATCTACCTGTTGTATATTTGGCaaggatattgaaatttattggTGATTTTTCGATGGAGTCCCAGCATATTGAATTCAATTTACTTTGGATAAAAGCATTGCTATCGGCACACGGGTCATATATTAATGGACACAAGCATTTGTTTTCTGCTGCTATGAGATCAgttcaaagatttattgGTAGAGTCGCTAAAGACGTTGTCACCACAAGCAcgaataataaatatgcATACAGATTCTTAACATCCACGGACGGCAGAACCGAATCCGAGGGTGACGAACAGGACACTATACATGTCTTAGATGACGCTAGTTCAGAACcagaggatgatgaagtgGCGATGGAATCAGATGACGAAGAAGGTTGGGTGGGATTTACAGAAAAAAATACGAAGATGCCACTTCAACCTGTTGCAGATGAGGATGAttctgatgaagatttgattTAA
- the TVS1 gene encoding Tvs1p (ancestral locus Anc_6.329): MNMHHTKATLAPTNISTWITSMTPVPHEPKMVHGQPILKSPDLTPAERQYWENYNVTTYFTSELGNRTAFNYHVATILLITVIIYPICMILQNVGSKRYLWCLTFNLLLTLSSLLSIAIFHGSFKSYHIYASNIYGKLSWILFSLILVHYIVAVLMTLSGKRPTIINTRRQNDSNDHTFITPESDTQDIQLDDMSTLSPGTSITAEDSSNEIDLEQQQPSLVGKSENFRFNQDTVVYKWVRKLSPLGKLFFPWLNIMLFAFLLVYITMGLAIGNLFGKGVRIFNLLAHWIKGGVFFTLGIVALARYCGLGYNHGWAWNRIIVYSSSDGNDYRDTGLLSKILNPEGMITMEALESFLIFFYGITNVFLEHLAGAGGAWTPKDLQHVSIAFIYIGAGLCGLLVEVKLNQWRYKHTIANIEEDENHKVVVRASPGFSPNPFPALTIFWTGILMSQHAQISMTSTLIHTQWGYLLSYGSFFRLFTFLLLLFHPNKSAKPSYPFTELITSFCLICGGIVFMESTDQVVEALEYRGYTPMFTFNLSVGLTSLIMAWEMTLAMWHDWLTEQRHDNASSSYIEA, translated from the coding sequence ATGAATATGCACCATACTAAGGCCACTTTGGCTCCTACAAACATATCGACATGGATTACGTCAATGACTCCGGTTCCACACGAACCAAAGATGGTGCATGGACAACCAATATTGAAGTCACCAGATCTTACCCCTGCAGAACGACAATACTGGGAAAATTACAACGTTACCACATATTTCACATCGGAATTGGGTAATAGGACCGCGTTTAACTATCATGTTGCTACCATTCTTCTAATAACTGTAATAATCTATCCAATATGCATGATTTTACAAAATGTGGGATCCAAAAGGTACTTATGGTGTTTAACATTCAATCTTTTATTGACATTATCATCGCTATTGAGCATTGCAATCTTCCACGGTTCGTTTAAATCCTACCACATTTATGCAAGTAACATTTATGGCAAGTTGTCATGGATCCTCTTTAGTTTAATCTTGGTCCATTACATAGTTGCTGTATTAATGACCCTTAGCGGAAAAAGaccaacaataataaacaCTCGTCGTCAAAACGATAGCAATGACCACACCTTTATCACGCCAGAATCAGATACACAAGATATCCAACTTGATGATATGTCAACCCTATCTCCAGGTACATCAATTACTGCTGAGGATAGTTCAAACGAAATTGATCTagagcaacaacaaccGTCTCTGGTTGGcaaatctgaaaattttaGATTCAACCAGGACACTGTTGTATATAAGTGGGTCAGAAAATTAAGTCCTCTTGGAAAGCTGTTTTTTCCATGGCTTAATATCATGCTGTTTGCGTTTCTTCTAGTATATATTACCATGGGTCTTGCCATCGGTAATTTGTTTGGTAAAGGGGTCagaatctttaatttattggCCCATTGGATCAAAGGTGGAGTTTTTTTCACCTTAGGTATTGTAGCTTTGGCTAGATATTGTGGTTTAGGTTATAATCACGGATGGGCATGGAATAGAATTATAGTTTACTCCTCTTCTGATGGAAATGATTATAGGGATACCGGTTTATTGTCAAAGATACTTAACCCTGAAGGTATGATAACCATGGAAGCGCTGgaatcatttttaatattcttttatgGTATCACTAACGTGTTTCTGGAGCATTTGGCAGGCGCGGGTGGTGCATGGACTCCAAAGGATTTACAACATGTATCCATTGCATTCATTTACATTGGTGCAGGATTGTGTGGATTATTGGTAGAAgtgaaattaaatcaatggAGATATAAACACACTATAGCCAACATCGAGGAAGATGAGAATCATAAGGTGGTTGTAAGGGCATCGCCAGGTTTTTCTCCTAATCCATTTCCTGCTTTGACAATATTTTGGACCGGAATACTGATGTCCCAACATGCGCAAATTTCAATGACCTCTACTTTAATTCACACTCAATGGGGCTATCTGTTATCCTATGGCTCTTTTTTCAGATTATTTACTTTCttgctattattatttcatcCGAATAAAAGTGCAAAACCCTCATACCCATTCACTGAACTAATCACGTCATTTTGTTTAATCTGTGGAGGTATTGTCTTTATGGAATCTACCGATCAAGTTGTTGAAGCATTGGAATATAGAGGTTATACCCCAATGTTTACATTCAATTTAAGTGTTGGACTTACATCGTTGATTATGGCGTGGGAGATGACATTAGCTATGTGGCATGATTGGCTTACTGAACAACGCCATGACAACGCTTCTTCTAGCTATATCGAGGCTTAA
- the THR4 gene encoding threonine synthase THR4 (ancestral locus Anc_6.323) codes for MVTTSQVYRSTRSSDKATKTFEEAVIQGLASDGGLFIPPTIPQVSHETLFNKWSKLSFQELAFEIMRLYVDPQEIPDADLKELINRSYSTFRSDEVTPLVKNITGDKENLHILELFHGPTYAFKDVALQFVGNLFEYFLQRTNKDLPEGQKKQITVVGATSGDTGSAAIYGLRGKKDVSVFILYPTGRISPIQEEQMTTVPDKNVQTLSVKGTFDNCQDIVKAIFGDKEFNSKHNVGAVNSINWARILAQITYYFYSYFKATNGTEGRVKFVVPSGNFGDILAGFFAKKMGLPVEKLVIATNENDILDRFLKSGTYERSDKVAVTLSPAMDILISSNFERLLWFLARDYLASNDDLKAGKIVNDWFQQLKTEGKFQVDSVAIKGALSDFASERVSDSETSATIKKMYQESVNPKKYVLDPHTAVGVCAAERLIAADKDSSINYISLSTAHPAKFADAVNKALSSFEGYSFEKDVLPAELKKLSTLQKKLKFVERPDVELVKAAIEEELAKMDL; via the coding sequence ATGGTAACCACTTCCCAAGTTTATAGATCCACCAGATCCTCAGACAAGGCTACTAAAACATTCGAAGAAGCCGTTATCCAAGGTTTGGCTTCCGATGGTGGTTTATTTATTCCTCCAACCATCCCACAAGTCTCTCATGAaactttattcaataaatggaGTAAATTATCTTTCCAAGAGTTAGCTTTTGAGATCATGAGACTTTACGTCGACCCACAAGAAATCCCAGATGCGGACTTAAAAGAATTGATCAACAGATCTTATTCTACTTTCCGTTCCGATGAAGTCACACCTTTAGTTAAAAACATTACTGgtgataaagaaaatttacaTATCTTGGAATTGTTCCATGGTCCAACTTATGCATTCAAGGATGTTGCTCTACAATTCGTCGGTAATTTGTTCGAGTATTTCTTGCAAAGAACTAACAAAGATTTACCAGAAGGCCAAAAAAAGCAAATTACTGTTGTTGGTGCTACTTCAGGTGACACTGGTTCCGCTGCTATCTATGGGTTAAGAGGTAAGAAGGATGTTTCTGTCTTCATCTTATATCCAACCGGTAGAATCTCAccaattcaagaagaacaaatgACTACTGTTCCAGATAAAAATGTTCAAACTTTATCTGTTAAGGGTACTTTCGATAACTGTCAAGACATTGTTAAAGCTATTTTCGGTGATAAGGAATTCAATTCAAAGCATAACGTTGGTGCTGTGAATTCTATCAATTGGGCAAGAATTTTAGCACAAATCACATACTATTTCTACTCTTACTTCAAAGCTACAAATGGTACTGAAGGTAGAGTGAAATTTGTTGTCCCAAGTGGTAACTTTGGTGATATTCTTGCCGGGTTCTTCGCCAAGAAGATGGGTCTACCAGTGGAAAAATTAGTAATTGCCaccaatgaaaatgatattctGGACAGATTCTTAAAATCTGGAACCTACGAAAGATCTGATAAGGTTGCCGTTACCTTGTCACCAGCTATGGacattttaatttcttcaaatttcgAAAGATTATTATGGTTCTTAGCCCGTGATTATTTAGCATCcaatgatgatttgaagGCTGGTAAGATTGTTAATGATTGGTTCCAACAATTGAAGACCGAAGGCAAGTTCCAAGTCGACTCGGTTGCGATCAAAGGTGCCTTAAGCGACTTTGCATCTGAAAGGGTCTCTGACTCTGAAACTTCTGCCACTATCAAAAAGATGTACCAAGAATCTGTAAATCCAAAGAAGTACGTGTTGGACCCACATACTGCTGTCGGTGTCTGTGCTGCTGAAAGATTAATTGCCGCTGATAAGGATTCTTCCataaattatatttctttgtcGACCGCTCATCCAGCCAAATTCGCTGATGCCGTCAACAAGGCTTTGTCATCCTTTGAAGgttattcatttgaaaaagatgtGTTACCAgctgaattgaaaaaattatcaactttacaaaagaaattgaaattcgTTGAAAGACCAGATGTTGAACTAGTCAAGGCtgccattgaagaagaattagcCAAAATGGATTTATAA
- the CTR86 gene encoding Ctr86p (ancestral locus Anc_6.324): MDEYLRTIQDIGDALGSEKSTSVTFSKLLDDLNPIVIRTAQDEEFRNGMANSIHTWSNIKECLENIDIKMIQGRKVDEELRLYLRTIRGIVILMRNLSVSNQEIPQEQLLQNLVIRVFTTIIKENLTTYGEMETSLYVAILSFLHNITKNVVIFDKTIIDSLFEFFKYPVYHPKDKKEILFPYVLYFINMTQNDDFLYYFLKRSDKDIILYNFLIKEIMNEHSNLFKYMERVSIDMQEIDITSMDAILLKCFKRIACNGSFAPYLEDIEESDNDKFFCYLRLLQLVITSSEDWDKFELTAIMSWCFKIFEKAATSTESYFRKGKDIESEASILHKKLLITLDMICSLCKYEHVQKFILHYEGVEKLISLLHVLQKHLFRINFQKDNKKGSINREVKTTNELGDKITDITLLEKRVDYDNFKVRSTNFPECKSLIIEILAMLTYQRKEVQDKMRDLHALEIILSNCVIDDNDPFIKERSIVCIRFLLEGNQLNQDFVVKLEAKKAVQDDVLSEAGFEVKVDGSGGINLMSKDSTHISLTDK; encoded by the coding sequence ATGGACGAATATCTACGCACCATCCAGGATATTGGAGATGCTTTAGGGAGCGAAAAATCAACATCAGTTACCTTTTCTAAGCTTTTAGACGATCTTAATCCGATTGTTATCAGAACCGCCCAAGATGAGGAATTTAGAAATGGTATGGCAAACTCTATCCACACATGGTCAAATATTAAGGAATGCCTCGAAAATATAGATATAAAGATGATTCAGGGTAGGAAAGTCGATGAAGAGCTTCGATTATACCTGAGAACTATTAGAGGAATAGTAATACTAATGAGAAACCTCTCTGTTAGTAATCAAGAAATACCACAAGAACAATTGTTACAAAATCTTGTCATTAGAGTCTTTACCACcataattaaagaaaatttaacAACATATGGAGAAATGGAAACATCTCTATACGTAGCGATTTTGAGTTTCCTTCATAACATTACAAAGAACGTTGTTATTTTCGATAAAACTATCATAGATTCGTTATTTgagtttttcaaatatccAGTATATCATCCAAAGGATAAGAAAGAAATCTTATTTCCTTATGTGCTATATTTCATAAACATGACGCAAAATGACGATTTCCTTTACTATTTTTTGAAACGTTCAGATAAAGACATCATCTTgtataatttcttaataaaaGAAATCATGAATGAACATTcaaatttgtttaaatatATGGAAAGAGTGTCAATTGATATGCAAGAAATCGATATAACGTCAATGGATGCAATCCTTCTGAAATGCTTCAAACGCATAGCGTGCAATGGATCTTTTGCACCGTATTTggaagatattgaagaatcaGACAATGACAAATTTTTCTGTTATTTAAGACTATTACAACTTGTAATTACAAGTAGTGAAGATTGggataaatttgaattgaCGGCAATTATGAGTTGGtgttttaaaatatttgaaaaggcTGCCACCTCTACTGAAAGTTACTtcagaaaaggaaaagatattgaaagtgAAGCATCCATTTTACATAAAAAGTTACTTATTACTTTAGATATGATTTGTTCACTCTGCAAATATGAGCATGTTCAGAAATTTATCCTCCATTATGAGGGAGTAGAGAAATTGATATCTCTTCTGCATGTATTGCAAAAGCATTTATTCCGTattaattttcaaaaggataataaaaaaGGTTCCATAAATAGGGAAGTTAAAACTACAAATGAATTAGGTGATAAGATTACAGATATAACGCTTTTAGAAAAAAGAGTTGATTATGACAATTTTAAAGTTAGAAGCACCAACTTTCCGGAATGtaaatctttaattatCGAAATCTTGGCCATGTTAACATACCAGAGAAAAGAAGTACAGGATAAAATGAGAGATCTACATGCTCTAGAGATAATCCTCTCAAATTGTgttattgatgataatgatcCATTTATAAAGGAAAGGAGTATCGTATGTATTAGATTTCTCCTTGAGGGtaatcaattgaatcaagATTTTGTTGTCAAGTTGGAAGCCAAGAAAGCAGTGCAAGACGATGTGCTATCCGAGGCGGGCTTTGAAGTAAAGGTTGATGGATCAGGTGGCATCAATTTAATGTCTAAGGACTCAACACATATATCGTTGACAGATAAATAG
- the TAH1 gene encoding Tah1p (ancestral locus Anc_6.328) yields MSFEENKTEGNRLFKLGDYTAANKFYDLCIMEEPTNPIGYSNKAMSLIKQEHFDQAIRTCNTGLLYSSDPEHEAIKRKLQYRLELAQKSQERETVNKDTPPDIVDITIKEVDALPLSFSTL; encoded by the coding sequence ATgtcatttgaagaaaacaagACGGAAGGAAATAgacttttcaaattgggtGATTACACTGCCGCCAACAAATTCTATGATCTTTGCATAATGGAAGAGCCAACCAATCCAATTGGGTACAGCAACAAAGCCATGTCGTTGATCAAGCAAGAACACTTTGACCAAGCTATCAGAACCTGTAATACGGGGTTGTTATATTCTAGCGATCCAGAACATGAAGCCATTAAGCGCAAGCTTCAATATCGTTTGGAATTAGCACAGAAATCTCAGGAACGGGAAACTGTAAATAAGGATACACCTCCTGATATTGTAGACATCACTATCAAAGAGGTGGATGCATTACCTCTATCATTCAGTACTTTATGA
- the YIH1 gene encoding Yih1p (ancestral locus Anc_6.327) yields the protein MSANHEELIEELDAVEAIYPDLLLKRIDDSGLIQVKVSQHEYITLQISFPAKYPSDEPPHLLEVSVSNSAPGGADLYDIKYLQQLFQEVLESVHHKGAVCLFDFLTELDGILYMEEEETQEVTNEQTNQELIQIDPFEGWVSSDPITDRGSTFMAFAAKVNSEEEAFALLEQLKTDHKIRKANHVMSAWRIKNNDLVFQDSDDDGETAAGSRMLHLITIMDVWNVIVVVARWFGGVHIGPDRFKHINSTAREAVLKAGFERAN from the coding sequence ATGTCCGCTAACCATGAAGAGCTTATCGAAGAACTAGATGCCGTAGAAGCAATCTATCCGGACTTACTACTCAAAAGGATTGATGATTCGGGTCTCATTCAAGTGAAAGTATCACAGCATGAATATATTACGCTACAAATATCATTTCCAGCAAAATACCCATCCGATGAGCCACCACATCTGTTAGAAGTGAGTGTATCGAATTCAGCCCCAGGTGGTGCAGATTTGTATgatatcaaatatttacaacaattatttcaagaagTCCTAGAATCGGTGCACCATAAAGGAGCAGTGTGTCTCTTTGATTTCCTTACTGAATTAGATGGTATACTTTatatggaagaagaagaaactcAAGAAGTTACAAATGAGCAAACAAATCAAGAACTAATACAGATAGACCCATTTGAAGGTTGGGTTAGCTCGGATCCAATAACTGATAGAGGCTCTACATTTATGGCGTTTGCCGCAAAGGTGAACTCAGAGGAGGAAGCATTTGCACTTttggaacaattgaagacaGATCATAAGATTCGAAAGGCTAACCATGTTATGAGTGCATGGAGGATAAAAAACAATGATCTTGTGTTCCAGGATTCCGATGATGATGGAGAAACGGCAGCTGGTTCAAGAATGTTGCATTTAATAACTATTATGGATGTATGGAATGTTATTGTCGTAGTAGCACGTTGGTTTGGTGGTGTTCATATCGGTCCGGATAGATTCAAACATATTAACTCGACAGCTAGGGAAGCGGTGTTAAAAGCTGGCTTTGAAAGGgcaaattaa